In Candidatus Neomarinimicrobiota bacterium, the sequence AATCAGGCGAAGCAAAAGACGGGAGAGGAAGCGGACCGGCTTTTTGCCCAAGCAGGTGAAAAATATGAAGAGGCGCTTACTATTAAACCTGACAAGTATGAGGCCTTTAATAACTGGGGCCTGACTCTCAGCAATCAGGCGAAGCAAAAGACGGGAGAGGAAGCGGACCGGCTTTTTGCCCAAGCAGTTGAGAAATACGAAGAGGCGCTGAAAATAAAGCCAGATATGTATGATGCTCTAAGAAACTGGGCTACTACTCTTATCAACCAGGCGAAAATGAAAGAGGAAGAAAAGGCGGCAAAGGAATTGTTAGATATAGCCAAAGAGAAATCATTACAAGTTGAAGACATAGTTACTGGTGCTGGAGCCTATAACCTGGCCTGTATTAGCGCACTACTGGGGGATGAAAAGGAATGCAGGAGCTGGCTGGTAAAGAGCAAAGAACAAGGCAAACTGCCTGACGTTGATCATATTAATAGTGATGAAGACTTAGATTCGGTACGCGGTAAGAAGTGGTTTAAGGACTTCCTGGCCGGTCGCTGATCATGCCTCTATGAAACGAAAATACGGGGTGCTTACAATCCGCATGGCTGTCCCTGGCTTGCTGGGGCTGGTTCTCATGGCCCTGTTGGTAGCCCAGGAAGGTCCGGGTACTGAATCCGCCCGCCGCCGGCTCTTCCCCATCGATCCCAAGGCCTACCTCCTGGGCCAATTCAGGCCGGACACCACCCGCGATTTTTTGCGCCTGCCCCGGAGCCTTACCGCCGGTCGCAGCGCCTATTTGCGGACTGAAGCCGCCGAGGCGCTGATACGCATGGCCCAGGCCGCCCTGACAGATGGAGTGCGCCTGAAGGTGGTCTCGGCTACCCGCAGCTTCGACGAGCAGCGGGCTATCTGGGACGCGAAGTTTACCGGATCGCGCCGCTCCATGGGGCGCAACCTGGCCCGCGATTATCCCGACACCACTGAACGCTGCCTGGCTATCCTGCAGTATTCGTCAGCACCGGGCATCTCCCGCCACCATTGGGGCACCGACGTGGACCTTAACAGCACCGATCCCGCTTATTGGCGGACCGGCAGCGGGTTAAAAGCCCTGCACTGGCTCGAACGCCAGGCCCTTGATTACGGGTTCGTTATGGCTTATCCGCCGGATCGCGAGCGTGGCCATCGCTACGAGCCGTGGCACTGGTCTTACCAGCCCCTGGCCCGGCCTCTGCTGCGGAACTACTACCGTCGCTTTGTTTCGGATGCGGACCTGGATGGCTTCCTGGGGGCGGCGGCGGTGCGCCAGCTGCCGTGGCAGGAATGGTATGTATACGGGGTGGCTGAGGTGCTCAGATGATCCTGGAAGGGGCCGGGTGGGGGAAGCGCGCTGGTGGCGCGGCTTAGCTGTTCAGGCCTGCCTAGCTGAGGTCCTCATCTTCACCCTCCTCCTCTTCAGCTTCCTCTTCATCCTCATAGTCTTCCTCGTCTTCATAATAGTCCTCATCTTCTTCTAGTTCTTCTGTTTCTTCCCAGTCTTCATCTTCTTCATAGCCGGGATAGGGTTCCAGACCATAGGGCTCATAGCCCGGCGGATAGGGGGTGCCATAATAGAGTTGTTGCTCCGGCAGGGCTGTCACCGATGGGGGCTGTTCGGCTTCAGGAGGTGGAACCTGGACTTCGGCCCGGGGCGCTACCAGCCCCTCAGGCTTCTTGCCGGCCAGCTCCAGGACAATCAAGGGCAGGAGCATTACCACTAACACTGCTAACGCCAGTGCCAGACCGGCCAGATTGAAGGTATAACTACCCCACATGGTCTGCTCCATGCCGTAGGTCATAAAAGCGGAGATGGCCAGTACTCCGCCCAGGCCCGCTACAACTCTGCTCAGGGTTTTGCCAAAGCTGGTTTCCGTCGCACGTGCTTCCTGACTGGCTCGCAGATCAGCTGCCAGGAGATACAGGAGCCAGACAATCAGGCCGCCGCTTACGGTGATGAGGGTAATGAAGAAGTCACCCAACGCCATGGCCAGCAGGCTGATGATGAAGACCACAACAACAATCAATCGGCTGATAATTACCCTTGATTCCCGGGACATACACGTTCCTTCCAAGAGCCAACGATTGGTGCCACTGCAAGCAGCCGAGAAGAAGGGCTGGCAGATGGCTTCTAACGGGAGAATTTCCACGACTCCTCTTTCAAATGCAAGTTCTAATCTACTCCGCTGGGTCCCTTGTTAAAGTGGAGAAGAGTAAGGCCTATCAAACTGCAGGTGGTGTGATGTGGGAGTGGATATTCGGGGCTGCGCGCTATAATTTTACCCACAATGCCTAGGGATAAAATCAAGACCGCCGTCATTGGCCTTGGCTATTTGGGCCGGCATCATGTGGAACAGCTGCTCCAGATACCGGAAGCGGATCTGGCGGGGGTGTACGATATCAGCGCGGATAAAATGGCCGAAGTCCAGCAACGGTATCAGGTAAGCACCTTCCCGACGTTAGAGGAGGCCCTCTCGGTGGCGGAAGCCGTACTGGTAGTCGTGCCTACCCAGCAGCACTTCAAAGTGGCGGCCCAGGCCCTCAAGGCCGGTTGCCATGTGTTCGTTGAGAAGCCCATCAGCCAGACCCTGGCCGAGGCTGACCAGCTCCTGCGCCTGGCGGAGAAGCAGGGACGGCTGATCCAGGTGGGACACATCGAGCGGCTTAACCCGGCGGCCCGGGCGCTGGAAAAGTATGCCCTGGAACCCCGCTTCATCGAAGGACACCGCCTGGCCCCCTTCTCCGAGCGGGGAACCGACGTACCAGTAATCCTGGACCTTATGATACATGATATTGACGTGGTCCTGCACCTGATTAAGTCCCCCGTCCGGGAGATTCGGGCCAACGGCGTTAACGTCATCACTGATTCATGTGACATCGCCACCGCTCGCATCGAGTTTGAAAATGGCGCTGTGGCTAACCTGACCGCCAGCCGCGTCTCACAGAAGCAGATGCGCAAACTGCGGATTTTCCAGAGCCACATTTATATCGGCGTCGATTTCCTCCAGCGGCTGACGGAAGTTTACCGGCTGGTAGACCCGGAGGAGATCCCGTCTGAGGCGCTCCTCACGATGCCGTTTGAGTTTGGCGGCCGCAGGCGGCTCATCACTTATGAGAAGCCGGAGATCCGGGCCGATAATGCCCTCTATCTGGAGCTGAGCAATTTCATCCGCTCGATAGGGGGTCTGGAGCAGCCGATTGTTGACGGCTACTCGGCCCGAGCTGCCCTCGATGTGGCCATTCGTATCCAGGAAGCCATCGCGGAAACTGGTTAGGGGAAGGCACTCTGGGTTTGGAGGTCCTTGTGAGTACCTGTGACGGAGGTATGCCGGCAGCGCCCGATGCCATCACTCTGCTATTATCTCCACTTGACACGTGAGCACAACCGCTACCTCGGAACGCCGCTTCTTCATTGTGGCCGGTGAGGTCTCCGGAGATCATCACGGTGCTGCCTTGATGGCGGCCATGCGGCAGCTGGACCCGTCCTGCCGCTTCTCCGGCATTGGTGGTGCCCATATGCAGGCGTTGGGTATGGAATGTCTCTATAATGCCGAGGAAATGGCCCTGGTGGGATTCTGGGAGGTGCTCCGACGGATACCTTTCCTCTTAAGGGCCCTGCAACGGTCTGCTGATTACATTTTGAGCTGGCAGCCCGAACGGGTGATACTCATCGATTATCCGGGATTCAATCTCCGCCTGGCCCGGCGACTCCGCCAGGCCCGCATCCCGGTCACCTATTACATCAGTCCCCAGCTGTGGGCCTGGAGGGAGGGGCGGATTACTACTATCCGCAACTGTGTGGAGCAGCTGATGGTGATCTTCCCCTTCGAGGTGGACTGGTACCGTCAGCGGGGGGTGGAGGCCAGGTTTGTGGGGCATCCCCTCCTGGAGGAGGCACCGCCGGAAACCTCCCGGCAGGATTACCTGGAAGGGCTCGGCCTGGATCACCAGCAGCCGGTCTTGACCCTTTTCCCGGGCAGTCGCCGGCAGGAATTGGAGCGCCATCTGCCACTCTTCGACGAGGCTGCCTCCCTCCTTAAGAAGGAGCTGCCCCAATTGCAGGTAGTGCTGGGACTGGCCCGCGGCCTTTTGCCCGACCTGGTGCCGGAGGACATGCGTCGAAGAACGCTGGTCACTACCTCCCAGCCCCGCCTGGCTCTGCGCTATGCTGACGCCGCCATCGTCGCCTCAGGTACCGCCACCCTGGAAGGGGCGGTGTGGGGTGTACCCATAGTGGTGGTTTATCGGGTAGCCCCCCTCTCGTGGTGGCTGGGCCGGCGGCTGGTGAATCTGCCCTACGCGAGCATGGTCAACATCCTTTCAGGAGCTGAGGTGGTTCCGGAATTCCTCCAGGATCGCGCCCAGCCGGGGGCTATCGCCAGGGCGGCGCTGTCTTTTTTCCAGGATCCGGCCCGGCGCGAGGCTGTGTTGCAGAAACTGGCCCTGGTTCGGCAGTCGCTGATGGCTCCGGCGTCTGGCAATGGTGGGCAGCCTGTGGGAGAGACGGATACTACGCCCGGGGATAAAGGGGCCTCCTATCAGGCGGCCCGGGCGATTTTGCGGGCGGAATAAGCGCGGGTTCAGCTGTGATACAAAAGTTGGGATTAAGGCTGCTGATTCAGCTGGAACGGGGGCTACTGGCCATCCTCTTTTTCCTGAACCGCAAGGTGGTGCATGGCGAAGAGTATTTAATCCGTGCCCGGGCTGCTGACCGGCCAATATTTGTCGGGTTCTGGCATGCAAGCATGATCTTCCCGCTCTGGTATCTACGCCGCTACCGTCCCGTGGGATTGGTTAGTCAATCCAGTGATGGGGATCTTATAGCCGGTCTTCTCGAGTCCTGGGGCTATTCGCCTTTCCGGGGCAGTAGTACCAAGGGCAGCCGCAAAGCCCTGCGGATTATGATGCGCATGCTGGACCAGCCTGGTGTCATCATGGCAAACGCCATGGATGGTCCCTTGGGGCCTGCCAAAGTTGCCAAAGAAGGTGGGCTGGCTTTGGCTGCCAGGAAGGGGGCAATCATCATTCCTATTTCAGGAGCCGCCAGTCGGCGCTGGACCTTCACCCAGAGCTGGGACCGCTTTCAGCTGCCCAAACCCTTTGGCCGGATTGTTATTCAGTTTGGACCGCCTATCGAGTCTGATCCCGGTATAGCCGCAAGTGATCTGGCTCAGCTCATGGGCGAGCAGCTAAACCGGTTGGAAGCGGAGGCCGATGCTTACACGGCGCACCTGGGCTAAACTGCGGCCCTTTCTCTGGCCGGTGGCGCTCTTCTATTGGGGTCTGGCGTGGTGGCGAAATTTCTTCTATCGGATCGGCTTTTTCGTCACCCGTCGAGTCTCGGTCCCGGTGGTATCCGTTGGCAATCTGTCGGTTGGGGGCACGGGAAAAACTCCCGCTACTATTTTTATTGCCCAGCATTTGTTGAGCCTGGGCTATAAGGTGGGCATCGTCAGCCGGGGGTATGGCCGGCGATCATCGGGCACCCTGCTGGTCAGTGATGGCCGCCGCATCCTGGTTCTCCCTGACGAGGCCGGTGATGAGCCTTACCTGATGGCTTCTCGACTGGCAAGCGTACCGGTTGTCGTGGATGAAGATCGCTATCGGGGCGCCACAGTGCTGATCTCCCGTTTCAGCCCCGATATCCTCATCCTGGATGACGCTTTCCAGCATCGGGGCTTAGCCCGTGATTGTGATATCGTCCTTTTGGACGCCAGCTCGCCCCGAACGGACTACCGGATTTTTCCCCACGGCACGTTGCGGGAGCACCTCGGCGCTCTGAAGCGGGCCAATCTGGTGGTCTGGACCAGGACCGACACGTATGCCCCACCACCGGAATTATGGCGGAAGGTTGAGGTGCTGGGTATCCCGCAAATTCAGAGCCAGATGGAGATAATTCCGCAGCTCATCGAGGCGGCCTCCGGCCGATCGGTACCGCTAGCCGACCTCCAGGGGCAGGGCCTGCTCGCCTTCTGTGGCATTGCCCGACCGCTAACCTTCTATCATGCGCTTATCGCTATCGGGCTGGAGCCGGAGACCGTCCGCTATTATCCCGACCATTATAACTATACCCGCGCTGATATGGCCTATCTGGCAGGACTGACCGAGGATAGCCGGCTGGCGATGGTGACGACTGAAAAGGACGCTCTGAAGCTGGACCGCGACTTTCTAGCCGCACACCAGGTCTATATGCTGCGGATTGAGTTTCGTCTGGCAGGCCCGGATTTTGAGACCTTCAGGGACCTGCTGGCACTGCGTCTCCCGCTCCCTCAAATCACGCCGTCCGTTGGGGAAGCATAGACCACTGAAGTAACCTCGACCCGGGCTTGATACTAAGTCGTTAGTCCTCCCAGCTGCCGAAGATTCCAATCAGGTCAACCACCCGGTGGGCGTACCCCCACTCGTTGTCATACCAGTTCAGCGTTTTCACGAAGTGGCCGCCGGATACCTTGGTGAACGGAGCGTCGTATATGGATGAGTGGGGATCACCAATGATGTCGCGGGAGACGATGGGCAGGCTGGAGTAGGTCAGGATGTTTTTCAAACGTGGTGTGGCGGCGGCATCGCGCACGGCCGCATGGATATCCTCTACGGTCACTTCCTTTTCCAGCTCGCAGACCAGGTCTACCACCGACCCATCCGGGACGGGAACGCGGCAGGCGATGCCGTCCAGCCGGCCAGCCAGTTCGGGCAGTACCTTTCCCACGGCCCGGGCGGCGCCGGTAGTTGTGGGTATGATATTCTCCGCTGCGGCCCGGCTGCGGCGCCAGTCCTTGTGGGGCACGTCGGCCAGACGCTGGTCATTGGTATAAGCATGCACGGTGTTGATGATGCCTTCCACAATACCGAAACTGTCATGCAGCACCTTGGCCATGGGTGCCAGGCAGTTGGTGGTGCAGCTGGCGTTGGAAATGATCCGGTGCTCCGGCTTAAGGCGGTCTTCATTGACGCCGATAACCACGGTGTAGTCGATCTCATCCTTGGCGGGAACCGTCAGGATCACCCGCTTGGCTCCCGCATCCAGGTGGAGCTCAAGTTGGGCCTGTTTCCGGAAGACGCCCGTCGATTCAACCACCACGTCGATCCCCATCTCACCCCAGGGTAACGCAGTGACCTCTCGTTCGGTCAGCATTCGCACCCGGTCCCGGGAGGTTTTCAAATGCCCGTCCTCGATGGTGACCTTTTCCGGAAAGGCCCGCATAATCGTATCGTATTGGAGCAGATATGCCAGCACTTCATGATCATACAGATCGTTGATGGCCACGACGTTGATGTCATCACGGTAATGCAGGATGCGATATACCGAGCGGCCAATGCGGCCGAATCCGTTGATAGCTACTCTCATGCTGCACCTCCCTTCTCGTTGATCCGGGCGTAGGCGTGAATGACATCCAGCAGCCGGGCTGCATGCCCCCACCCATTGTCATACCAGCCCAGGGTCTTGACAAGCCTGCCGGCAGTTTTCATAGTGGCTCTCATATCAAAAACCAGGCTGTGGCGGTTGCGGATAACATCACTGGAAACGATCGGATCTTCCGTCACCTCAATGATGTCCGGCATGCTGTCGGCGGCCGCTCGCAGGGCCTCATTAACCGCTTCCACCGTGGCACCGGCGTCCCTGAATTGGCACGTCAGGTCAACGCAGGAACCATCCGGTACGGGCACGTTGAGTGCAATACCATCAAATTTGCCTTTGAACTGGGGTAGGATGACGTCCAGCCACCTGGCGGTGGGAGTTTCATTAGGGATAATGTTCTCGGCGGCAGACCGGCTCCGGCGGAAATCCTTACCGGCTATGTCTGCCAGCGGCTGGTCGCTGGTGTAGGCATGGATGGTGGTCATCATGGCTCGATCGACGCCGAAAGCGTCATCCAGGATTTTCAGCATCAGCGCTACGGGGTTGGTGGTCGATGAGCCGGCGGAAATCATCCGGTCGGAACGGGAGATAGTATCATCGTTTACTCCCATTATGACCAAGCGGTCAATCTCGTCCTCAGGGAGGCTGGCGACGATTACCCGTTTCGCCCCGGCCGCCAGATGAGCCTTCATGTGGGCTTTCGTGAGATACTTCCCCGTGGCATCGACAACAATATCTACTTCATAACTCTTCCAGGGAACGTCGCCTGGTGCTACGCCAAGAATCATCTCGGTGATCCGATCATCCTTAAGCAGCAACCGATTATTCTCAAGCCGTACCCCATATTGGAATGACCCGTGGATAGTGTCCCTTTGGAGCAGGTAGTAGAGAATCTCAGGTCGTCCCACGTCGCTGATGACAGCGATTTCGACATCCGGGATTTCGGAAGCCAGGCGGTAGAGGTTGCGCCCGATGCGCCCGAATCCCATTAAGCCGACCCGGATTCGCTCTGCAGTATGGCCGTTTCCTGACATATTGATCCTTTCTAAGCACGCCCTTGACGCGTACCAAGGTATTGATAACCTGGCGTTATAAGCCTGAAATATTTTTGATAAGATACCGTTTTTTTACGACCGGACACAAGGGTCGTATTCATCGGTGGCGGGAAATTTTCCGGGGAGGTTGTGCTCTATCTGCCGGAGGGCAGCTTATCCGCCAACGGCGATACCGACGACAAAGATTACCCCCACGAAGGCCAGGAGCAGTGGCCAGCCAGTAAATAGAAAGCGGCGCTGACTGGGATCCTCAAAAACATGGATCTGAAATTCATGGATGGTGACACCGCCGTGGGAGTCGGTGATCTCGAAGGCGACGTCGTTGGGTCCTTTCTGTATGCTACGCGGCCGCCATTTGAAGAGGCCCGTGCGGGGATCGAAATCCGAGTAACGGGGCAGCTTGGTGGCCTGGTAGCGGATGGGATCGCGGTTCAGATCCTCCGCCACCACGCGGTAATTGTATTCGAAATTGTTCAGCGCCACCGGCTTAGGCTGCGAGATGATTCGCGGCGGCATATTGACAAATACAGTGGTGGCCTGGCGGTCGCTGGCGTGGCCGTCGGTTACTTCCAGCTCAAACTCCTGCCAGTTGATCTGCTCCACCGATGGTATCCAGGTCACCACACCCTTTGCATCCACCTGCATGCCCTCCGGGTGTTTGGGAAGATGGTAAGCCAGGCGCGCATCCTCGTTCTTGTCATCAACCCGTACCCGGTAGATATAGCGCTGATCGACAAGGGCCAGCGTATCGGCCTGGGAGACAATCGCCGGCGGGTAGTTGGCATAGACCTGAAAGGCTTGCTCATCCCGGGTGTAACCGTCTGAGACCATCAGACGCACCTGGTGATAGCCCGCCTGGGCCGGGGTCGGGGTCCAGGTTAACAGTCCGTCGGCGTCCACCATCATGCCATCCGGAAAGTTCCGCAGACTGCAGTGAACGAATGGAACTCGCTCGGCATCGTACTTAGGCATGATACCCCGGCCTCCCTGGAAAAATTCCCAGAGAACATCCTCCAGCTCGATCACACCATATTCCGGGTTGTTGATTACCAGAACCAGCCGGTCCCCTTCGATGAAAATGTGTTTTACCTGTTGTTTGAGATCGATACGTGCTGCCTCGGCCACCTCTCCGGCCTCAGGTCGGCGCGGTTTTTTGAGGAAGATATTCTTCAGTTCCTTGAACTGGGTTAGATAACGTGGCAGGTCCAGCTTGAACTTATCGTCCTGGATCTCAACCTCGTAGGCAACAGTGCGGCTCAGGTCGGTAACCACGGTGGGCCGCCTGAACTTGAGCAGACAGCTCTGGTTTTCATCCCGGGTCGTGATCGGGTAGCGGTAGGTTTGGCCTACAACGGCGGAATCGGGAGGTGTTGAAGTAATGCTGATAGGACTGTTGACAAAGGCGATCCCTTTGAATTGGGTCTGGTCGATGCCGTCGGATAGTTCTACTACGTACCGGGCGGCGTCCAGGTCCTGGAGGGTAGTGGGCCAGGTGAGGTTGCCGGCCGAGTCGATGGTCATGCTCACCGGTCCGCCTGCCAGGCTCCAATGGAGGGCTTGAGAGGGGTTGGAATCCCGCCCCTCAAATGAAAGCCGCAAGGTGTCCCCGGCCGGAATAGCCACAGCCTGTGGCGGCGCATTAATAAACTTGGGCCGGGCATTTACATATACCCACCCATCCTGCACATCCTCGGCGGTACCGTCGGTGATCCGCACCTGAAAATACTGCGTGTCAATTTGCGCTGGAGTAGGGGTCCAGCTGATGAGGCCTTCCTGATCGATGCGCATCCCGTCCGGCTCCCGGGTCAGGGCAGACACGTGTTCCTTTTTCGAACCGGGTTGGAATACGGTCACTTGATACTGATACGGCTCTTGCAGGTGGGCTATATGGGGCACGGTCGAGGTAATGGTGAGCTGCGCATTAACGTTCAGGGTGAAAGTCTGCACGTCCTTGTCAAACCCATCGTTTGCAGAGATTACCACCTGGTAGTCGTCATGGTGGGTCTCGTTGGTGCGCCAGTTGAGGATGCCGTTGCGGTCGATGGCCATGCCCTCCGGCCCCGACTCCAGGCGGTAGTCGATGCGGGCGTCGGAGTTGCGGTCGTCCACCTGGATGCGGTAAGCGAACAGGTGCCCTGCCAGCAGGCGCAGGTTCTCCGGCTCACTGGTGAT encodes:
- a CDS encoding M15 family metallopeptidase, with the protein product MKRKYGVLTIRMAVPGLLGLVLMALLVAQEGPGTESARRRLFPIDPKAYLLGQFRPDTTRDFLRLPRSLTAGRSAYLRTEAAEALIRMAQAALTDGVRLKVVSATRSFDEQRAIWDAKFTGSRRSMGRNLARDYPDTTERCLAILQYSSAPGISRHHWGTDVDLNSTDPAYWRTGSGLKALHWLERQALDYGFVMAYPPDRERGHRYEPWHWSYQPLARPLLRNYYRRFVSDADLDGFLGAAAVRQLPWQEWYVYGVAEVLR
- a CDS encoding Gfo/Idh/MocA family oxidoreductase: MPRDKIKTAVIGLGYLGRHHVEQLLQIPEADLAGVYDISADKMAEVQQRYQVSTFPTLEEALSVAEAVLVVVPTQQHFKVAAQALKAGCHVFVEKPISQTLAEADQLLRLAEKQGRLIQVGHIERLNPAARALEKYALEPRFIEGHRLAPFSERGTDVPVILDLMIHDIDVVLHLIKSPVREIRANGVNVITDSCDIATARIEFENGAVANLTASRVSQKQMRKLRIFQSHIYIGVDFLQRLTEVYRLVDPEEIPSEALLTMPFEFGGRRRLITYEKPEIRADNALYLELSNFIRSIGGLEQPIVDGYSARAALDVAIRIQEAIAETG
- the lpxB gene encoding lipid-A-disaccharide synthase, giving the protein MSTTATSERRFFIVAGEVSGDHHGAALMAAMRQLDPSCRFSGIGGAHMQALGMECLYNAEEMALVGFWEVLRRIPFLLRALQRSADYILSWQPERVILIDYPGFNLRLARRLRQARIPVTYYISPQLWAWREGRITTIRNCVEQLMVIFPFEVDWYRQRGVEARFVGHPLLEEAPPETSRQDYLEGLGLDHQQPVLTLFPGSRRQELERHLPLFDEAASLLKKELPQLQVVLGLARGLLPDLVPEDMRRRTLVTTSQPRLALRYADAAIVASGTATLEGAVWGVPIVVVYRVAPLSWWLGRRLVNLPYASMVNILSGAEVVPEFLQDRAQPGAIARAALSFFQDPARREAVLQKLALVRQSLMAPASGNGGQPVGETDTTPGDKGASYQAARAILRAE
- a CDS encoding lysophospholipid acyltransferase family protein, translated to MIQKLGLRLLIQLERGLLAILFFLNRKVVHGEEYLIRARAADRPIFVGFWHASMIFPLWYLRRYRPVGLVSQSSDGDLIAGLLESWGYSPFRGSSTKGSRKALRIMMRMLDQPGVIMANAMDGPLGPAKVAKEGGLALAARKGAIIIPISGAASRRWTFTQSWDRFQLPKPFGRIVIQFGPPIESDPGIAASDLAQLMGEQLNRLEAEADAYTAHLG
- the lpxK gene encoding tetraacyldisaccharide 4'-kinase; the protein is MLTRRTWAKLRPFLWPVALFYWGLAWWRNFFYRIGFFVTRRVSVPVVSVGNLSVGGTGKTPATIFIAQHLLSLGYKVGIVSRGYGRRSSGTLLVSDGRRILVLPDEAGDEPYLMASRLASVPVVVDEDRYRGATVLISRFSPDILILDDAFQHRGLARDCDIVLLDASSPRTDYRIFPHGTLREHLGALKRANLVVWTRTDTYAPPPELWRKVEVLGIPQIQSQMEIIPQLIEAASGRSVPLADLQGQGLLAFCGIARPLTFYHALIAIGLEPETVRYYPDHYNYTRADMAYLAGLTEDSRLAMVTTEKDALKLDRDFLAAHQVYMLRIEFRLAGPDFETFRDLLALRLPLPQITPSVGEA
- the gap gene encoding type I glyceraldehyde-3-phosphate dehydrogenase, whose protein sequence is MRVAINGFGRIGRSVYRILHYRDDINVVAINDLYDHEVLAYLLQYDTIMRAFPEKVTIEDGHLKTSRDRVRMLTEREVTALPWGEMGIDVVVESTGVFRKQAQLELHLDAGAKRVILTVPAKDEIDYTVVIGVNEDRLKPEHRIISNASCTTNCLAPMAKVLHDSFGIVEGIINTVHAYTNDQRLADVPHKDWRRSRAAAENIIPTTTGAARAVGKVLPELAGRLDGIACRVPVPDGSVVDLVCELEKEVTVEDIHAAVRDAAATPRLKNILTYSSLPIVSRDIIGDPHSSIYDAPFTKVSGGHFVKTLNWYDNEWGYAHRVVDLIGIFGSWED
- a CDS encoding type I glyceraldehyde-3-phosphate dehydrogenase yields the protein MSGNGHTAERIRVGLMGFGRIGRNLYRLASEIPDVEIAVISDVGRPEILYYLLQRDTIHGSFQYGVRLENNRLLLKDDRITEMILGVAPGDVPWKSYEVDIVVDATGKYLTKAHMKAHLAAGAKRVIVASLPEDEIDRLVIMGVNDDTISRSDRMISAGSSTTNPVALMLKILDDAFGVDRAMMTTIHAYTSDQPLADIAGKDFRRSRSAAENIIPNETPTARWLDVILPQFKGKFDGIALNVPVPDGSCVDLTCQFRDAGATVEAVNEALRAAADSMPDIIEVTEDPIVSSDVIRNRHSLVFDMRATMKTAGRLVKTLGWYDNGWGHAARLLDVIHAYARINEKGGAA
- a CDS encoding FG-GAP-like repeat-containing protein yields the protein MGARLYILIAPLFIVSLLPAEVTIKGLISQNQTIHVLDGGWDHNANGRLELLALQAPTDSLTPSEVVYYEDTGADTLRALWRYRLGAQALAMLVDAGVTDLDGNQRPEITVLIHYYTLEASSAPDWLLVFDWDENSTTFSAEPTFRWNYRSGGISYLRPRQLRVTNLDAKGDNELVIATRSPDRMVLIADWGPTGLRASKELRSRQMSSGPWPFSIAVADFNGDMRGDILVVGHGGPSSLLAYINGREDFYEVAITAPSGEMVRTTALATGDLNGDGQEEVILPHTDGSLTLVSLAGPTLDAAALDTEISNLIDLAITDLDGDGAGEIIYLQADGTITTNNARFVTPVTAPQLLSQMPESATPPLQFHSFAVLPAREERPAIIILPVHSASGAFIAFAEVGEPLPKQLPLPPYAAARQPLPTEITEEAVAGVEAALEEAVRAAEPVPFAVHEEGTQVYFPERPQPPDPRALPSHRTPDILLYAGDEFARNVLGDRVEQFAGFRFLRKAPDMVFNFQRQAIVWQPKSEHLGAWHVEYEITYHTGIRPEAMVTDSVLLPDAEVVRDQILIYVNDKPRITSEPENLRLLAGHLFAYRIQVDDRNSDARIDYRLESGPEGMAIDRNGILNWRTNETHHDDYQVVISANDGFDKDVQTFTLNVNAQLTITSTVPHIAHLQEPYQYQVTVFQPGSKKEHVSALTREPDGMRIDQEGLISWTPTPAQIDTQYFQVRITDGTAEDVQDGWVYVNARPKFINAPPQAVAIPAGDTLRLSFEGRDSNPSQALHWSLAGGPVSMTIDSAGNLTWPTTLQDLDAARYVVELSDGIDQTQFKGIAFVNSPISITSTPPDSAVVGQTYRYPITTRDENQSCLLKFRRPTVVTDLSRTVAYEVEIQDDKFKLDLPRYLTQFKELKNIFLKKPRRPEAGEVAEAARIDLKQQVKHIFIEGDRLVLVINNPEYGVIELEDVLWEFFQGGRGIMPKYDAERVPFVHCSLRNFPDGMMVDADGLLTWTPTPAQAGYHQVRLMVSDGYTRDEQAFQVYANYPPAIVSQADTLALVDQRYIYRVRVDDKNEDARLAYHLPKHPEGMQVDAKGVVTWIPSVEQINWQEFELEVTDGHASDRQATTVFVNMPPRIISQPKPVALNNFEYNYRVVAEDLNRDPIRYQATKLPRYSDFDPRTGLFKWRPRSIQKGPNDVAFEITDSHGGVTIHEFQIHVFEDPSQRRFLFTGWPLLLAFVGVIFVVGIAVGG